A window of the Armatimonadota bacterium genome harbors these coding sequences:
- a CDS encoding ABC transporter ATP-binding protein, which yields MLRTENLTKRYNGLTAVSDLSLHLEAGDIMGFIGPNGAGKTTTIRMVASLLKPTSGTAFVDGIDVLENPEEIRPMIGYMPDFFGMYDDVLVWEYLDFFAAAYRIPAPRRAGIIDEVLELTDLTIKKRKFVAHLSRGMQQRLCLAKTLLHDPKLLLLDEPASGLDPRARIEIKELLKELRKMGKTILISSHILPELADFCNKIAIIEQGKLVVSGDVNEIMAQCRSGICLKIRVVEREQEAIGCLAGLETISDARLEDGCIMATYVGETGEQYAVLEALTSRGFKVRSFDEADLDLEDVFLKVTRGAVQ from the coding sequence GTGCTCAGAACAGAGAATCTCACGAAGCGGTACAACGGCCTCACGGCGGTCAGCGACCTCAGCCTGCATCTGGAGGCGGGCGACATCATGGGGTTCATCGGCCCGAACGGCGCGGGGAAGACCACGACCATCCGCATGGTGGCGAGCCTGCTGAAACCCACGTCCGGAACCGCCTTCGTGGACGGGATAGACGTGCTCGAGAACCCGGAGGAGATCCGCCCGATGATTGGGTACATGCCGGACTTCTTCGGGATGTACGACGACGTGCTGGTCTGGGAATACCTCGACTTCTTCGCGGCAGCCTACCGGATTCCCGCGCCGAGGCGGGCCGGCATCATAGACGAGGTACTCGAACTGACCGACCTGACGATCAAGAAGCGGAAGTTCGTCGCGCATCTCTCGCGCGGCATGCAGCAGAGGCTCTGCCTCGCCAAGACGCTCCTGCACGACCCGAAGCTGCTCCTGCTCGACGAGCCTGCGTCCGGGCTGGACCCGCGGGCGCGAATCGAGATCAAGGAACTGCTGAAGGAGCTTCGGAAGATGGGGAAGACGATCCTGATCTCGTCGCACATCCTCCCGGAACTGGCGGACTTCTGCAACAAGATCGCGATCATCGAGCAGGGGAAGCTCGTGGTCAGCGGCGACGTGAACGAGATCATGGCGCAGTGCCGGTCGGGCATCTGCCTGAAGATACGGGTGGTCGAGCGCGAACAGGAGGCGATCGGCTGCCTCGCCGGGCTGGAGACCATATCGGACGCGCGTCTCGAGGACGGCTGCATCATGGCAACCTACGTCGGCGAGACCGGCGAGCAGTACGCGGTCCTGGAAGCGCTCACATCCAGAGGGTTCAAGGTCCGCTCCTTCGACGAGGCCGACCTCGACCTGGAGGACGTGTTCCTGAAGGTGACACGCGGGGCGGTTCAGTGA
- the pilO gene encoding type 4a pilus biogenesis protein PilO: MGASSALKRTLVILACCAVLVLAVFALLYVNRSGNLKTVQDEYRQKKDKLDRSQEIAARLPVARQEFLDAKQKLSFLEQGVSSKVYVPTFLRQIEALGKRNNLQVVGVRPKRSDDKPAPVVSKAVDDDKKGDKDRVAKAPPPKPYDELEISIELKGKYWDALKFMQQITSFPKIVAVNDIQISPEGRTVTLASPELSIKVNATAFILKESVPVGKTAERSRLVAAAEDGDKG, translated from the coding sequence ATGGGAGCAAGTAGTGCCTTGAAACGGACCCTCGTGATCCTGGCCTGCTGCGCGGTGTTGGTCCTGGCTGTTTTCGCACTGCTCTACGTCAACAGGTCCGGCAACCTCAAAACCGTGCAGGATGAGTACCGGCAGAAGAAAGACAAGCTCGACCGCAGCCAGGAGATCGCCGCCCGCCTGCCGGTCGCTCGCCAGGAGTTTCTGGACGCCAAGCAGAAGCTCAGTTTCCTGGAGCAGGGCGTATCCAGCAAGGTGTACGTTCCCACTTTCCTGCGCCAGATAGAGGCGCTGGGCAAGAGGAACAACCTGCAGGTGGTAGGCGTCAGGCCGAAGCGGTCCGACGACAAACCCGCCCCCGTGGTGTCCAAGGCGGTAGACGACGACAAGAAGGGCGACAAGGACAGGGTGGCCAAGGCGCCGCCGCCGAAGCCCTACGACGAGTTGGAGATCAGCATCGAGCTGAAGGGCAAGTACTGGGATGCCCTGAAGTTCATGCAACAGATCACTTCGTTCCCGAAGATCGTAGCGGTCAACGACATCCAGATCAGTCCGGAGGGCCGGACGGTGACGCTCGCCTCGCCCGAGCTGTCGATCAAAGTGAATGCTACGGCGTTCATCCTCAAGGAGTCCGTTCCGGTCGGTAAGACGGCGGAGCGCTCCAGGTTGGTCGCCGCAGCGGAAGACGGAGATAAGGGATGA
- a CDS encoding MoxR family ATPase, giving the protein MQAEERVAQFNQCFRQLSDEISKVIVGQSEIIEGVVLCLVANGHALLEGVPGLGKTLLVRTLAEACELQFSRIQFTPDLMPADIVGTNILVESESGAREFRFQHGPVFANVILADEVNRATPKTQSAMLEAMQEHSVTVAGTIRQLDEPFLVLATQNPLEMEGTYPLPEAQLDRFLFKLMVDFPTLDDLMMIMDRTTGSSEHHAARVMDAQTILEMRSLAREVAIADHVKEYALRAVLATHPESEYATEMTRKYVRYGSSPRGAQALVVGGKVCALLDGRFNVAFDDIKRVAKQSLRHRLILNFEGEAERISTDSIVEDVLSNVATKEELPV; this is encoded by the coding sequence ATGCAAGCCGAAGAGCGAGTAGCTCAGTTCAACCAGTGTTTCAGGCAGCTCAGCGATGAGATATCGAAGGTCATCGTCGGGCAGTCGGAGATCATCGAGGGCGTCGTCCTCTGTCTCGTGGCGAACGGCCATGCGCTCCTGGAGGGCGTCCCCGGCCTCGGAAAGACGCTCCTCGTGCGGACCCTCGCGGAGGCGTGCGAGCTTCAGTTCTCGCGGATCCAGTTCACGCCCGACCTGATGCCCGCCGATATCGTCGGCACGAACATCCTGGTCGAGTCGGAGTCCGGCGCGCGGGAGTTCCGATTCCAGCACGGGCCGGTCTTCGCCAATGTCATCCTCGCCGACGAGGTCAACCGAGCGACGCCGAAGACCCAGTCGGCGATGCTCGAGGCGATGCAGGAGCACTCGGTCACGGTCGCCGGCACGATCCGGCAGCTCGACGAGCCGTTCCTCGTGCTCGCGACCCAGAACCCGCTGGAGATGGAGGGCACATACCCGCTCCCCGAGGCGCAGTTGGACCGATTTCTCTTCAAGCTGATGGTCGACTTCCCCACCCTCGACGACCTGATGATGATCATGGACCGCACGACGGGCTCATCCGAGCACCATGCGGCCAGGGTGATGGACGCGCAGACGATCCTGGAGATGCGCTCGCTCGCGCGCGAGGTCGCGATCGCCGATCACGTGAAGGAGTACGCGCTCCGTGCGGTCCTGGCGACTCATCCCGAGAGCGAGTATGCGACCGAGATGACGAGGAAGTACGTCCGCTACGGCTCGAGTCCGCGCGGTGCTCAGGCGCTCGTCGTCGGCGGGAAGGTCTGCGCGCTGCTCGACGGGCGGTTCAACGTGGCGTTCGACGACATCAAGCGCGTGGCGAAACAGTCGCTCCGGCACCGGTTGATCCTCAACTTCGAGGGCGAGGCCGAGCGGATCAGCACCGATTCGATCGTCGAGGACGTCCTCTCGAACGTCGCGACGAAGGAAGAACTGCCGGTGTAG
- a CDS encoding PilN domain-containing protein, whose product MPSINMIASRRAERKKLERHVRVAALALLCIMVAGFGVMSFMTARIYAIDRATSKLDAELAHLQPVVDQIAQYESEAKKLEPRLELLADSREKTLLWHNVMQNVSRSMPANTWLTSVSTSTQESRASSKSAGPPPAPKVSVKMRGTSSSQMMVGEAMLRLNRWPEFDAVDLNFTQQTSRDDLNLVEFEISALLKNLSAKGGGSPNGSK is encoded by the coding sequence ATGCCTTCGATCAACATGATCGCCAGTCGTCGAGCTGAACGAAAGAAGCTGGAGCGACACGTAAGGGTGGCCGCCCTGGCTCTGCTCTGCATAATGGTAGCGGGTTTCGGCGTCATGAGCTTCATGACCGCCCGAATCTATGCGATAGACAGAGCCACCAGTAAGCTCGATGCGGAACTCGCGCATCTGCAGCCGGTTGTTGACCAGATCGCGCAGTACGAGTCCGAAGCGAAGAAACTGGAGCCTCGGCTCGAACTGCTGGCCGATTCCAGGGAGAAGACGCTCCTCTGGCACAACGTGATGCAGAACGTGAGCCGAAGCATGCCCGCGAACACATGGCTGACCAGCGTCAGCACCAGTACTCAGGAGTCGCGCGCCTCGTCGAAATCGGCGGGTCCGCCGCCGGCCCCCAAGGTCAGTGTCAAGATGAGGGGAACGTCGTCGAGCCAGATGATGGTCGGCGAGGCGATGCTCAGGCTGAACAGGTGGCCGGAGTTCGATGCGGTTGATCTCAACTTCACTCAACAGACGTCCAGAGACGATCTCAATCTCGTGGAGTTCGAGATCAGTGCGCTGCTGAAGAACCTCAGTGCGAAAGGAGGGGGAAGTCCAAATGGGAGCAAGTAG
- a CDS encoding type II secretion system protein GspD — translation MLTKGHSKQISVSAGSAFPGGRILIALTVLLVLVCSVCADARQTISQVTVTGSDADVQITLTANGPLSIAAEQLSKHLVFNVKGYLASDQGKTVKINSGDIGTVRCVWYRPSPPMARVAVEVDSKRPYSIRYSGDKRQATIVVRKRVTQPASAHPMPEVVEPAVAVRGSQETCAPEAPPVVEAAKPVMIASAQPVVVRSAVVTAAPAVSSENRISLDFVGSDIHDVLKALSLQSNTNVVASTDVKGQVTVALNNVTVEDALKLVTNLSGYKFQKVDDTYVVGTPDNLNSLVSGAASADAARVAEVAMVRHSDPVQLSKMLAAQYKGMEVTSTAVADDKKGIPSGTNMMVLSGTADQVQSARNLVAMVENSLEARAASTDMDVYQVKYADINELANAVADFVPGLRVTIGPNQGFNLESPKALSLGNGSEGSSGSSGDQKIIAPPKTLLLRGSSAEIGNAKEFLSKVDVRQPQIVIEAKVLDIYNDDSKDLGIDWNWNTGVSNSTTGFSELHRDETGSATGIMLGRFQRSPLNILATLNAMVRDEKAKVLANPSISALDGKPASIFIGKELKYVVNIQQTPTGINVTTETARIGVQLHSVSRVSSDGFITMDLHPEVSSPVGDGLTIGELGITLPEISRRYIDTTVRVKDGETIVIGGLISDEERQIMSGIPILSDLPLIGNLFRTKSKSKNHSEIMMFITPRILADDAQ, via the coding sequence ATGCTAACAAAGGGGCACAGTAAGCAGATCTCAGTGTCCGCCGGATCAGCGTTTCCCGGCGGTCGAATCCTCATCGCTCTCACCGTGCTGCTCGTGCTGGTCTGCTCGGTCTGCGCCGACGCTCGCCAGACGATCAGCCAGGTGACGGTGACCGGCTCCGACGCCGACGTGCAGATAACGTTGACGGCGAACGGTCCGCTCTCGATCGCCGCGGAGCAGTTGTCGAAGCACCTGGTCTTCAATGTGAAGGGCTACCTGGCCTCAGACCAGGGCAAGACCGTGAAGATCAACTCCGGCGATATCGGGACAGTCAGATGCGTGTGGTATCGGCCGAGCCCGCCGATGGCGCGCGTAGCCGTAGAGGTTGACAGCAAGCGGCCGTACAGCATTCGCTACTCCGGCGACAAGCGCCAGGCCACCATCGTCGTCCGCAAGCGAGTAACCCAGCCGGCGTCCGCCCATCCGATGCCGGAGGTGGTCGAACCCGCGGTTGCCGTCCGGGGATCGCAGGAAACATGCGCCCCCGAGGCGCCGCCCGTCGTCGAGGCGGCGAAACCGGTAATGATCGCCAGCGCTCAGCCGGTGGTTGTGCGGTCGGCGGTTGTGACCGCTGCTCCCGCGGTCTCTTCGGAGAACCGCATCAGCCTGGACTTCGTCGGCTCGGACATCCATGACGTGCTCAAGGCTCTCTCTCTGCAGAGCAATACAAACGTCGTAGCCAGCACCGACGTCAAGGGCCAGGTGACGGTTGCGCTCAACAACGTCACCGTCGAGGACGCCCTCAAACTCGTGACCAACCTCAGCGGATACAAGTTCCAGAAGGTGGACGACACGTACGTTGTCGGCACTCCCGACAACCTGAACTCGCTCGTCTCGGGCGCCGCATCCGCGGATGCCGCCCGCGTCGCGGAAGTGGCGATGGTCCGCCACTCTGATCCTGTCCAGCTCAGCAAGATGCTCGCGGCCCAGTACAAGGGCATGGAGGTGACGAGCACCGCCGTGGCCGACGACAAGAAGGGCATTCCGAGCGGTACGAACATGATGGTCCTGAGCGGCACGGCCGATCAGGTCCAGTCGGCGAGGAACCTGGTCGCGATGGTCGAGAACTCGCTCGAGGCCAGGGCCGCGTCAACCGACATGGATGTCTACCAGGTCAAATACGCCGACATCAATGAGCTTGCGAACGCCGTTGCGGATTTCGTGCCGGGACTCAGGGTGACGATCGGCCCGAACCAGGGCTTCAACCTGGAGAGCCCCAAGGCCCTGTCTCTCGGCAATGGGTCCGAGGGTTCGAGCGGCTCCTCCGGAGACCAGAAGATAATCGCGCCTCCGAAGACACTGCTCCTGCGAGGCTCTTCGGCCGAGATCGGGAACGCCAAGGAGTTCCTGTCGAAGGTTGACGTCCGTCAGCCGCAGATCGTCATCGAAGCGAAAGTCCTGGACATCTACAATGACGACTCGAAGGATCTGGGCATTGACTGGAACTGGAATACTGGTGTGAGCAACAGCACCACCGGTTTCAGCGAACTGCACAGGGACGAGACCGGCTCCGCGACCGGCATCATGCTCGGCCGCTTCCAGCGTTCGCCGCTCAATATCCTGGCCACGCTGAATGCCATGGTCAGGGACGAGAAGGCCAAGGTGCTTGCCAATCCGAGCATCTCCGCGCTCGACGGCAAGCCTGCCAGCATCTTCATCGGCAAGGAACTGAAGTACGTCGTGAACATCCAGCAGACGCCTACCGGCATCAACGTGACTACGGAGACCGCCCGGATCGGCGTCCAGCTTCACTCGGTCAGCCGCGTCAGTTCGGACGGCTTCATCACGATGGACCTGCATCCGGAGGTCAGTTCCCCAGTCGGTGACGGCCTCACGATAGGCGAACTCGGCATCACCCTGCCTGAGATCTCCCGCAGGTACATTGACACCACCGTCCGAGTGAAGGACGGCGAGACCATAGTGATCGGCGGCCTCATCAGCGACGAGGAGCGGCAGATCATGTCGGGGATTCCGATCCTGAGCGACCTTCCGCTGATAGGCAACCTGTTCAGGACAAAGAGCAAGTCGAAGAACCACTCGGAGATCATGATGTTCATCACTCCGAGGATTCTCGCCGACGACGCCCAGTAA
- the pilM gene encoding type IV pilus assembly protein PilM, whose amino-acid sequence MIFSQLLSKESVVGVDIGSSSIKLVCIEPTRHGPRISNIAVCPTPPNSVKEGVVVSVPEVADAIQFAMRSAGIKASAATAAIAGPGVIVRHVSLPKMSEDALRKSIRFEAGKFISSSIDESVVEFDILGDADEEGQVNVVLVAAPRPMVEGKVAVLEEAGLEPLSVDVEAFALLRALQSRPDSGVPADGTVALLDMGASHTEINIISNGGLALTRHIPIAGNNLTAAIRNAVGCTDVEAEEMKFGVDLKDSIEVLPEAADSQLLRAVQPMVDELLREIRRSINYYQSQLPEGADTVVDTLMLSGGTARMKGLVEYTKSRLNANVAVGSTALSGMYDFSSGRDGLCEDDVTLFAVGIGLALKEMPAATLASAA is encoded by the coding sequence GTGATATTCTCTCAGCTGCTCTCAAAGGAAAGCGTGGTCGGTGTTGACATCGGCAGCAGCAGCATCAAGCTCGTCTGCATCGAACCGACCAGGCACGGCCCGCGAATATCGAACATCGCCGTGTGCCCGACGCCGCCGAACTCCGTGAAGGAGGGAGTGGTCGTCAGCGTGCCGGAAGTCGCTGACGCGATACAGTTCGCCATGCGGTCCGCAGGCATCAAGGCATCCGCGGCGACGGCGGCCATCGCGGGGCCGGGCGTGATCGTCCGGCATGTCAGTCTCCCGAAGATGAGCGAGGATGCCCTTCGGAAGTCAATCCGATTCGAGGCAGGCAAGTTCATCTCGTCCTCGATAGACGAAAGCGTCGTGGAGTTCGACATCCTCGGCGATGCGGATGAGGAGGGCCAGGTGAACGTGGTCCTCGTGGCCGCGCCCCGACCGATGGTGGAGGGCAAGGTGGCTGTGCTCGAAGAGGCAGGCCTCGAACCGCTGTCGGTGGATGTCGAGGCGTTTGCCCTTCTCCGCGCATTGCAGAGCCGCCCGGACTCCGGCGTGCCGGCGGACGGCACCGTCGCGCTGCTCGACATGGGCGCAAGCCACACCGAGATCAACATCATCTCCAACGGCGGCCTCGCCCTGACCCGCCACATCCCGATAGCCGGAAACAATCTGACCGCAGCTATCCGCAACGCCGTAGGATGCACGGACGTCGAAGCCGAGGAGATGAAGTTCGGGGTGGATCTCAAGGATTCCATCGAAGTACTCCCCGAGGCCGCGGATTCCCAGTTGCTCAGGGCCGTCCAGCCGATGGTTGACGAACTGCTCAGGGAGATCCGGCGCTCGATCAACTACTATCAGTCGCAGCTTCCGGAGGGAGCCGACACGGTTGTTGACACTCTGATGCTCAGCGGCGGGACCGCGCGCATGAAGGGGCTCGTTGAGTACACCAAGAGCCGCCTGAACGCGAATGTCGCCGTCGGCTCGACTGCGCTGTCGGGCATGTACGATTTCTCGTCCGGTCGGGACGGCCTCTGCGAGGACGATGTGACTCTGTTTGCCGTCGGAATAGGCTTGGCGCTAAAGGAGATGCCGGCCGCCACGCTGGCTTCCGCCGCCTGA